In Anthonomus grandis grandis chromosome 6, icAntGran1.3, whole genome shotgun sequence, one DNA window encodes the following:
- the LOC126737086 gene encoding LOW QUALITY PROTEIN: syntaxin-18-like (The sequence of the model RefSeq protein was modified relative to this genomic sequence to represent the inferred CDS: inserted 2 bases in 1 codon; substituted 1 base at 1 genomic stop codon), translating into MDVTTLFKACVNTVKTKNRNMGLVEQKSQLLKARNRDPHLVKPKEILKHISELEQFLLKNKAAYLNVINYLSTNKTMNELDREQVDHISCSTLISEYKQEINTLSIKSRQLQXHYENVLHSLQTHLKDVSKIYTEAKAVRVKRVIDTHKLSKLETQPKPQDEGMQKGISKDGSGDFELRSPSQCPLPQKYENELSAEDMQMFEEENELLYNELNSISDEVKQMEGKVVHISELQELFTEKVLQQEKEIERIAETVVGATENVRDANDQIRQAIQRNAGLRVWILFFLLVMSXSLLFLDWYND; encoded by the exons atggacGTGACTACTTTATTTAAGGCCTGTGTGAATACGGTGAAAACTAAAAACCGAAACATGGGCCTAGTCGAACAAAAAAGTCAACTTTTAAAAGCAAGAAACCGCGATCCTCATCTTGTTAAACCCAAAGAGATCCTGAAGCATATTAGTGAATTAGAGCAATTCTTGCTTAAAAACAAAGCCGCTTatctaaatgtaataaattatttatcaaccAATAAAACCATGAACGAATTAGACAGGGAACAAGTCGATCATATAAGCTGTTCGACCCTCATCAGCGAGTACAAGCAAGAAATTAACACATTAAGTATAAAATCGAGACAGTTACAGTAACATTATGAGAACGTATTACATTCCCTACAAACTCACCTCAAAGATGTTTCCAAAATCTATACTGAGGCAAAGGCGGTGAGGGTCAAAAGGGTCATAGATACACACAAACTTTCAAAACTGGAAACACAGCCCAAACCGCAAGATGAGGGTATGCAAAAAGGAATTTCAAAAGATGGCTCTGGGGATTTTGAACTTAGGAGTCCTTCCCAATGCCCACTGCCACAAAAGTATGAAAATGAGTTAAGTGCAGAAGATATGCAGATgtttgaagaagaaaatgagCTGCTTTATAATGAGTTAAATAGTATTTCTGATGAGGTAAAACAAATGGAAGGCAAAGTGGTTCACATATCCGAACTGCAAGAATTATTTACGGAAAAAGTTCTGCAACAGGAAAAAGAAATCGAAAGAATCGCCGAGACTGTGGTGGGAGCCACAGAAAACGTGCGAGATGCCAACGACCAGATTAGGCAGGCCATACAACGTAATGCCGGCCTAAGGGTGTGGATTCTCTTCTTCCTTTTGGTTATGTC TAGTCTTTTATTTCTAGATTggtataatgattaa